The Daphnia carinata strain CSIRO-1 chromosome 2, CSIRO_AGI_Dcar_HiC_V3, whole genome shotgun sequence genome has a segment encoding these proteins:
- the LOC130699841 gene encoding uncharacterized protein LOC130699841 — MSLERPHSRASSGTRGPPPTPPPTYLWEEVRRSKCRGGYPWTILYKPPLPDSLDIESLLKGEVPSDRLVDEQFKGDSAYGTSRRTHIRNRLRDRERNRRARSEPTPSLPSSNSVSLIDTMDQAMAVDSSEQREELEDFPLPDEDIPDFVMAYLQSDKGNLDEDIPDHILEYIQSRAAILERNQLQPKPTDDIFYTQDELRIIDEARKRLEEQGELEVDPSATIDDDMNAFDHFFQRTTAAQEALPPSQEGSNGMEYNETRAPSSAVPESENKKTKKGGKFNFSNIGMPNKPNINIKLPKFGPGRKKVKGTSDADIENQEPEATAAEPNKKSKPRRPHSSSPMRQKINQQLESWNNSLKKFKASRSGRGNADGQIKSFVALLPGRSSKPNKSKQPENQYEEVGLPRSDPPAPKTSDGDNPVPPTAPVISGLKAAVDSAEEAARLSPSQENNEAEETMDDIENLPESEEADLARDGIIVDREVADVIVTRGEFVDIDIDEDFEDDDEGVDGQTEIVQVAQDDQNVLAEPTGFAARSRKAFELTKSKIQTSLSKEQLQATRNKLQSTLSKQNLQATRQKVQSSLSKRNLQATREKLQSTLSKENFQATRNKLQTSLNSTLKRKKNKTVDSTAQPIPQENIFPTFPQEAEREYETSTPVERKTKYTVRRKSMPDEELVQDDNPPIVKQRTKKATQPVEKSFVQSNQANECENIEEETEEDLEEELEPKLEFSLHGSDRPQPSSVSQSTETLPEDDAESDKENVVVRPKRQRYRNRRHGFHEEFGRPKSAHVEFNTRSSWVEKTNAYPTISQEMLSAFCAPVNSLEAVDSSWGSGRKPDRPARSRSRKDGDVASDEHMYSNLPPRRSKRGKKKNCLEPSNEDDYVKTWPRKALSTDRPVVPKRGKSKVTKKPLFPVCSNYQTWPRRMMVHSPPTAPKRTRSRKQINCEDVSRIRDLEEQIEQPTHHILTDADTLFGAESRFIDEEGTETERSEAVNEQQPLPSDDSKLNYEIPSESQLNIPQVKILSSNKSPKPSAPNRRKNNQTGSLRKAKHAGVASNYGETTWPRMSRTSQPSAPRRRKESVKKSGKAETTLHLDLEETSKKLPAVPASTPSEDHETNERGDVESASSVQADLDQILEILATTFPQEASPKEDNNDNVQADKQITEETTNSVHLNDSDDLLDENQYAEIKQFQKRTPPPRPPPPIYAPTSASSYSYIYTVPRRKKAISTSVSPERPPRTYCTIRPHRPPRKQRPRTPNELAFQSADHSEPNLARRHSFSGVDETKDERNLQSAPVVERMRARPLPAPPRIKRHRSRSPPNKPPRSRTSSLKRHTPHQTTTACATNEESAPLERATVQPVSNADEYEPIENPDQVEEISIGIQTDPLPEYEESVVMAEPNGVQPDATLSFSEINNNLYDRQEVEVSANERLVDRQDVNATSSTGIQPTPNEHDEASCPQIIWSAATSPDPDPVTVPVCEPVLPEESIPESKTDSQQQEERVPQNIDSMPRLDSSTNRKTSVHEREDERDCFSQVPPYFHRSLAPLPPVHIDFPRRLQLADLDVERLNVREVMADRLVVSSLDTNSLQVCQMTTSNATGQLMFNIGPGVTIPFLGNPREVETVTTDRQLSQPPTSVILPAEVPSTRETQEIVVQEEKEAPIRPVPGELEARPSADIILPEQPIAETAAPPSSNPRIAAAPSIPEVDTASRTLSQTENMADASFSNLALQLVNVSARNLASGVCIAATETYTMAQRVAEIGLQQLNEQLHRRGIHFDDKEKDDLKAVLLMLLIVVCAIFLLGMGKQRISTHWDFYFPN; from the exons ATGAGTCTTGAACGACCGCACAGTCGAG CATCATCTGGAACTAGGGGTCCACCACCTACGCCTCCACCGACCTACCTGTGGGAGGAAGTGCGACGGAGCAAATGTCGAGGAGGCTACCCTTGGACTATCCTGTATAAGCCTCCTCTTCCAGACTCTCTTGACATAGAATCACTTTTAAAAGG AGAGGTGCCGAGTGACAGATTGGTGGATGAACAGTTCAAAGGCGATTCAGCATACGGCACTAGCAGAAGGACACATATCCGTAATCGACTAAGAGACCGAGAGCGGAATAGGAGAGCAAGAAGCGAGCCGACCCCTAGCTTACCGAGCAGCAATTCCGTTTCCTTGATAGACACCATGGATCAAGCCATGGCTGTTGATTCCTCAGAGCAACGAGAGGAGCTGGAAGACTTTCCACTACCCGATGAAGACATACCAGATTTTGTAATGGCTTACTTGCAATCTGATAAAGGAAACTTGGACGAAGATATTCCTGATCACATTCTGGAATACATCCAGAGCCGTGCGGCTATTTTGGAAAGAAATCAACTCCAGCCGAAACCAACCGATGACATTTTTTACACGCAAGATGAATTGCGGATAATTGACGAAGCACGGAAAAGACTTGAAGAACAAGGAGAGTTGGAAGTTGACCCTTCGGCAACAATTGACGACGACATGAATGCCTTTGACCACTTTTTCCAACGTACTACCGCGGCACAGGAAGCATTACCACCTTCTCAAGAAGGATCAAATGGAATGGAATATAACGAAACGAGAGCACCCAGTTCAGCGGTGCCCGAATCAGAgaacaagaaaaccaagaaggggggaaaattCAACTTCTCAAATATAGGTATGCCGAATAAACCTAATATAAACATAAAGTTGCCTAAGTTTGGACCCGGCAGGAAGAAAGTCAAGGGAACTAGCGATGCAGACATAGAAAATCAGGAACCTGAAGCGACAGCGGCagaaccaaataaaaaaagcaagcCTCGACGACCACATAGTTCCAGCCCAATGAGGCAAAAGATTAACCAACAATTGGAAAGCTGGAACAATAgtctaaaaaaattcaaagcatCAAGAAGTGGTCGTGGCAACGCCGATGGTCAAATCAAAAGTTTTGTTGCTCTCTTACCGGGACGCTCGTCAAAAccaaataaatcaaaacagCCGGAGAATCAATACGAGGAAGTCGGACTACCACGCTCGGATCCTCCTGCACCGAAAACCAGTGACGGTGACAATCCTGTCCCACCTACTGCACCTGTTATTTCCGGTTTGAAGGCCGCTGTTGATAGTGCTGAAGAAGCAGCAAGGCTTTCGCCTAGTCAAGAGAATAACGAAGCCGAAGAAACTATGGATGACATTGAAAACCTACCCGAATCGGAGGAAGCCGATTTGGCGAGGGATGGCATCATCGTGGACAGGGAGGTAGCTGACGTCATCGTGACCCGTGGAGAATTCGTTGATATAGACATCGACGAGGATTTtgaagacgacgacgaaggCGTGGATGGTCAAACCGAAATTGTGCAAGTCGCGCAAGATGATCAAAATGTATTGGCAGAGCCCACAGGCTTTGCAGCACGCAGCAGAAAAGCTTTCGAACTGACAAAGTCAAAGATTCAAACAAGCCTGTCTAAAGAGCAACTCCAGGCTACTCGGAATAAACTGCAATCTACTCTTTCAAAGCAGAACCTCCAAGCGACTCGCCAAAAAGTGCAATCAAGTTTATCAAAGCGCAACCTGCAAGCCACTCGCGAAAAACTGCAATCTACTCTTTCAAAGGAGAACTTCCAAGCGACTCGCAACAAACTTCAAACCTCACTCAATAGCACactaaagaggaaaaagaacaagaccGTGGATTCAACAGCTCAACCGATCCCTcaagaaaatattttcccCACCTTTCCCCAGGAAGCAGAAAGAGAGTACGAAACTTCAACACCTgttgaaaggaaaacaaagtatACGGTACGACGGAAAAGTATGCCTGACGAAGAACTCGTTCAAGACGATAATCCCCCGATTGTTAAACAGAGAACTAAGAAAGCTACGCAGCCAGTTGAAAAGTCTTTTGTTCAGTCTAATCAAGCTAACGAGTGTGAAAACATTGAAGAAGAGACAGAAGAAGATCTGGAAGAAGAGTTGGAGCCGAAACTGGAGTTCTCGTTACATGGCTCAGATAGACCACAACCATCTTCCGTAAGCCAGTCGACAGAAACGCTTCCTGAGG ATGATGCGGAATCGGACAAGGAAAACGTCGTGGTTCGTCCAAAACGGCAACGCTATCGCAATCGACGTCATGGATTTCACGAAGAATTTGGGCGCCCCAAAAGTGCTCATGTCGAATTTAATACTAGGTCTTCCTGGGTAGAAAAAACGAATGCCTACCCTACCATTAGCCAAGAGATGCTATCCGCTTTTTGCGCTCCTGTCAACTCGTTGGAAGCGGTCGATAGTAGCTGGGGCTCCGGTCGCAAGCCGGACAGGCCTGCTCGATCACGGTCTAGGAAGGATGGTGACGTGGCATCAGATGAACATATGTACTCGAATCTGCCTCCTCGGCGTAGTAaacgcggtaaaaaaaaaaattgcctcgAGCCTTCCAACGAGGACGATTATGTGAAAACGTGGCCACGCAAGGCGTTGTCAACTGACCGCCCTGTCGTTCCGAAACGTGGCAAATCAAAAGTAACCAAAAAGCCACTTTTCCCGGTGTGCAGCAACTACCAGACGTGGCCAAGGCGCATGATGGTTCATAGTCCTCCCACGGCTCCTAAACGTACTCGTTCCAGGAAGCAAATAAACTGTGAAGACGTTTCTCGTATTCGAGATTTAGAAGAACAAATCGAACAGCCTACCCATCACATCCTTACTGACGCTGACACACTCTTTGGAGCCGAATCGCGTTTCATCGACGAAGAAGGGACAGAAACGGAACGATCGGAAGCTGTCAACGAGCAGCAACCCTTACCCTCCGATGATAGCAAATTAAACTATGAAATCCCAAGTGAATCGCAATTAAATATTCCGCAAGTGAAAATTCTTAGCAGCAACAAGAGCCCCAAACCATCGGCTCCAAACAGGCGCAAAAATAATCAAACTGGCTCGTTGCGCAAAGCCAAACACGCCGGCGTAGCCAGTAACTACGGAGAAACTACATGGCCGAGAATGTCACGAACATCACAGCCATCAGCTCCACGACGCAGGAAGGAAAGTGTCAAGAAATCAGGCAAAGCGGAAACAACGCTTCATTTAGATCTCGAAGAAACATCGAAAAAATTACCCGCCGTTCCAGCGTCAACGCCGTCAGAAGATCACGAAACCAATGAACGCGGAGACGTGGAGAGCGCTTCATCTGTTCAAGCAGATCTAGATCAAATATTGGAAATCTTAGCGACCACTTTCCCTCAGGAAGCAAGTCCAAAGGAAGACAATAATGACAATGTTCAAGCGGATAAGCAAATTACAGAAGAGACGACCAATTCCGTCCATCTTAACGACTCAGATGACCTGCTTGATGAGAATCAGTATGCGGAAATTAAACAGTTCCAAAAGAGGACTCCCCCGCCACGACCCCCTCCACCCATATACGCGCCCACTAGCGCTTCCTCGTACTCTTACATTTACACGGTTCCACGTCGAAAGAAAGCCATTAGTACCAGTGTTTCCCCGGAAAGACCACCTCGGACATACTGCACTATTAGGCCCCATCGACctccaagaaaacaaagacCACGCACTCCAAACGAGCTCGCTTTCCAATCGGCAGATCACTCTGAACCGAACCTCGCTAGGAGACACTCATTTTCTGGAGTGGACGAAACTAAAGACGAAAGGAATCTGCAGTCGGCTCCGGTCGTCGAACGGATGCGAGCGCGACCCTTGCCAGCCCCACCAAGAATAAAGCGACACCGAAGTCGCAGTCCTCCAAACAAGCCACCTCGAAGTCGTACGTCGTCTTTGAAACGCCATACTCCACACCAAACAACCACTGCTTGCGCTACAAACGAGGAGTCTGCGCCTCTAGAAAGAGCAACCGTCCAGCCAGTTAGCAACGCTGATGAATATGAGCCGATCGAAAATCCCGATCAAGTAGAGGAAATATCAATTGGCATCCAAACCGATCCACTACCCGAGTATGAAGAATCCGTCGTTATGGCTGAACCAAACGGAGTCCAGCCTGATGCGACGCTCTCATTCTCTGAAATAAACAATAACTTGTATGACCGTCAAGAAGTAGAGGTATCAGCTAATGAAAGGCTCGTCGATAGACAAGATGTAAATGCCACATCATCCACTGGCATACAGCCGACACCAAATGAGCATGACGAAGCATCATGTCCGCAGATCATCTGGTCTGCCGCCACCTCGCCTGATCCCGATCCGGTTACGGTTCCCGTCTGCGAACCTGTCTTACCTGAAGAATCCATTCCTGAATCAAAGACGGACTcccaacaacaagaagaacgGGTTCCTCAGAATATAGACTCTATGCCGAGACTCGACTCCAGCACAAACAGGAAAACTTCAGTTCATGAGCGAGAAGATGAGAGGGATTGTTTCTCACAAGTTCCCCCATATTTTCATCGTTCACTTGCTCCATTGCCACCCGTACACATCGATTTCCCCAGACGACTGCAATTGGCAGACCTCGATGTCGAACGCTTGAACGTACGGGAAGTCATGGCAGACCGCCTTGTCGTTTCCTCTCTTGACACAAATTCGTTACAG GTGTGTCAGATGACAACATCGAACGCTACAGGTCAGCTTATGTTCAATATTGGACCTGGGGTAACAATTCCTTTTCTGGGAAACCCGAGAGAGGTAGAGACCGTTACAACAGACAGGCAGTTGTCGCAACCTCCAACATCGGTGATTCTTCCCGCTGAAGTCCCGTCGACTCGAGAGACCCAAGAAATTGTAgtacaagaagaaaaggaggcACCCATCCGACCAGTACCCGGAGAACTGGAAGCACGGCCTTCAGCAGATATTATTTTACCTGAACAGCCTATTGCGGAAACCGCTGCACCTCCCTCAAGTAACCCGAGAATTGCAGCGGCTCCTTCGATACCGGAGGTGGACACTGCTAGCCGTACGCTCAGCCAGACGGAAAACATGGCAGATGCTTCGTTCAGTAACTTGGCCTTGCAACTTGTTAATGTATCGGCCAGAAACTTAGCAAGTGGTGTATGCATTGCTGCGACTGAAACCTACACAATGGCGCAAAGAGTAGCTGAG ATAGGACTGCAGCAGCTCAATGAGCAATTACATCGTCGAGGGATTCATTTCGATGACAAAGAAAAGGATGATTTGAAAGCCGTGTTACTCATGTTGCTGATTGTTGTGTGCGCTATTTTCCTGCTCGGCATGGGAAAACAAAGGATAAGCACTCACTGGGACTTTTACTTCCCAAATTAA
- the LOC130699843 gene encoding LOW QUALITY PROTEIN: phosphatidylserine lipase ABHD16A-like (The sequence of the model RefSeq protein was modified relative to this genomic sequence to represent the inferred CDS: inserted 1 base in 1 codon) — translation MAAVSFIKCLLGPRLIKIYASSERNAINYLPSGAEKFGDGFLKLINWSLQLGFYTSPFVIWVLHKKNYLGYDGWQSLMRFSAICSFLCASSLVARALGRFSNPHYIKFINHLEVARVNYNSLTKKPLSHYDFEFSAWPVDYDAKEIQKDSDKPRIFVDEDSNNRSITEVARVLPCRILGYLFAHTIGIRLLYPGTIIQHFIDTHLVEGRSRLIEELQGERYKLMSRDKNAIDCIAVDRRAKPQYSNGHLLVICCEGNAGFYEVGMIGTPLEAGYSVLGWNHPGFGGSSGTPFPRQDQNAIDIVVQFALNKLNFPAEHIIIYGWSIGGFTASWAAMNYPNIRGVMLDATFDHVLPLAANVMPSSWKSIVTTTVKHNLNLNVADQLIKYSGPIVLFRRTRDEVIALEPGTLSSNRGNDLLIKLLKFRFPHIVDHTTIPTLRAFLNADTAEREQMIKNLEVLHDPCMKQLKQYAIENXNSFPMRVGQSWNEKKKTQMALFLGSRYMLDYDSTHCTPLPAEMFHLPQEIGYEADYVEVSDFTEISPSNL, via the exons ATGGCTGcagtttcttttattaaatgCCTGCTGGGTCCGCgcttaataaaaatttatgcTTCGTCAGAAAGAAAT GCCATCAATTACTTACCATCGGGAGCCGAAAAGTTTGGAGATGGATTCTTAAAATTG attAACTGGTCCCTTCAACTTGGATTTTATACATCTCCATTTGTAATTTgggttttacataaaaaaaactaccttGGCTATGATGGATGGCAATCTTTAATGCGATTCTCAGCCATCTGTTCGTTTTTATGTGCTAGCTCACTGGTAGCCAGAGCACTTGGAAGATTCTCTAATCCACATTATATCAAATTTATTAACCACCTGGAAGTGGCAAGAGTTAATTATAATTCACTTACAAAG AAACCCTTATCACACTACGATTTTGAGTTTTCAGCATGGCCAGTGGATTATGATGCAAAAGAAATACAGAAAGATTCTGATAAACCAAGAATATTTGTTGATGAAGACAGCAACAATAGATCAATTACTGAAGTTGCCAGGGTACTACCTTGCAGAATCCTTGGATACCTGTTTGCTCATACTATTGGTATTCGACTCCTCTATCCAGGAACTATAATCCAACATTTCATTG ATACTCACTTGGTTGAGGGTAGATCTCGTTTAATCGAAGAGCTTCAAGGAGAAAGGTATAAGTTGATGAGCCGCGATAAAAATGCCATTGATTGTATCGCTGTTGATAGGAGGGCCAA GCCACAATACTCAAATGGACATTTATTGGTTATTTGTTGTGAGGGAAACGCCGGTTTTTATGAAGTAGGAATGATTGGAACTCCATTGGAAGCTGGATACTCTGTTCTTGGATGGAATCACCCCGGATTTGGGGGCAGTTCG GGGACTCCTTTCCCGCGACAGGACCAAAACGCAATTGACATAGTTGTTCAGTTTGCGTTAAACAAGCTCAATTTCCCGGCCGAACATATAATTATTTACGGTTGGAGTATTGGTGGCTTCACTG CGTCATGGGCTGCTATGAATTATCCAAACATAAGAGGCGTAATGTTGGATGCCACTTTCGATCATGTTCTTCCGTTGGCAGCAAATGTTATGCCGTCTTCTTGGAAATCAATTGTGACGACAACTGTAAAACACAACCTAAATCTTAACGTCGCGGATCAACTTATTAAATACAGTGGTCCAATCGTACTCTTCCGTCGAACACGAGATGAAGTCATTGCCCTGGA GCCTGGTACTTTGTCGTCAAATAGGGGTAATGATCTCCTGATTAAACTCCTAAAATTCCGCTTCCCGCATATTGTCGATCACACTACAATTCCTACTTTACGAGCATTTCTGAACGCTGACACGGCAGAACGTGAACAAATGATTAAAAACCTGGAAGTCCTCCATGATCCATGCATGAAACAGTTAAAGCAATATgctattgaaa aaaattctttccCGATGCGCGTCGGTCAGAgctggaatgaaaaaaagaaaacgcaaatGGCTTTATTTTTG GGCAGCCGATACATGTTAGATTACGACAGTACCCACTGTACGCCACTGCCTGCTGAAATGTTTCATTTGCCTCAGGAAATTGGATACGAAGCTGATTATGTGGAAGTCTCGGATTTTACGGAAATTTCTCCCAGTAATTTGTAA